The following are from one region of the Cervus canadensis isolate Bull #8, Minnesota chromosome 23, ASM1932006v1, whole genome shotgun sequence genome:
- the NDC80 gene encoding kinetochore protein NDC80 homolog codes for MKRSSVSAGGAGRLSMQELRSQDLNKPGLHTPQTKERSTFGKLNINRPTSERKTSVFGKRTSGHGSRNSQFGIFSTSEKIKDPRPLNDKAFIQQCIRQLCEFLSENGYAYSVSMKSLQAPSVKDFLKIFTFLYGFLCPSYELPDTKFEEEVPRIFRDLGYPFALSKSSMYTVGAPHTWPHIVAALVWLIDCIKLHNAMKESSPLFDDGQPWGEETEDGIMHNKLFLEYTIKCYESFMTGADSFDEMNAELQSKLKDLFNVDASKLESLAAKNRALNEQIARLEQEREKEPNRLESLRKLKASLQADVQKYQAYMSNLESHSAILDQKLNGLDEEISRVELECETMKQENSRLQNIVDNQKYSVADIERINHERNELQQTINKLTKDLEAEQQQLWNEELKYARGKEAIETQLAEYHKLARKLKLIPKGAENSKGYDFEIKFNPDAGANCLVKYRAQVYAPLKELLNQTEEEINKALNKKMGLEDTLEQLSTMITESRRSVRTLKEEVQKLDDLYQQKVKEAEEEDKKCADELESLEKHKQLLEGAVNAGLSEAVSDLDAAQREYQLVVQTTTEERRKVGNNLQRLLEMVAIHVGSVEKHLEEQIAKNDRECKEYASEDLLENIKEIGDKYKKRAALIQALDE; via the exons ATGAAACGCAGTTCAGTTTCCGCCGGTGGTGCTGGCCGCCTGTCTATGCAGGAATTAAGATCCCAGGACTTAAATAAACCAGGTCTCCATACCCCTCAAAC CAAAGAGAGATCAACCTTTGGAAAATTGAATATAAACAGACCCACATCTGAAAGAAAAACCTCTGTATTTGGTAAAAG AACTAGTGGACATGGATCCCGGAATAGTCAGTTTGGTATATTTTCCACTTCTGAAAAAATCAAGGACCCAAGACCACTTAATGACAAAGCATTCATTCAGCAATGTATTCGACAACTCTGTGag TTTCTTTCAGAAAACGGTTATGCATATAGTGTATCCATGAAATCTCTACAAGCTCCTTCTGTTAAAGACTTCCTGAAGATCTTCACTTTTCTTTATGGCTTCCTCTGCCCTTCATATGAACTTCCTGACACAAAGTTTGAAGAAGAGGTTCCAAGAATCTTTAGAGATCTTGG gTATCCTTTTGCATTATCAAAAAGCTCCATGTATACAGTGGGGGCCCCTCATACATGGCCTCACATTGTGGCAGCCTTGGTTTGGCTAATAGACTGCATCAAG TTACATAATGCCATGAAAGAAAGCTCACCTTTATTTGATGATGGACAGCCTTGGggagaagaaactgaagatggaATTATGCATAATAAG CTGTTTTTGGAGTACACCATAAAATGCTATGAAAGTTTCATGACTGGCGCTGACAGCTTTGACGAGATGAATGCAGAGCTGCAGTCCAAGCTGA aggatTTATTTAACGTAGATGCTTCCAAGCTGGAATCATTAGCAGCAAAAAACAGAGCACTGAATGAACAAATTGCAAGATTggagcaagaaagagaaaaagaaccg aatcgTCTAGAGTCATTGAGAAAACTGAAAGCTTCTTTACAAGCAGATGTTCAGAAGTATCAGGCATACATGAGCAATTTGGAGTCTCATTCAGCCATTCTTGACCAGAAATTGAATGGTCTCGATGAAGAAATTTCTAGAGTAG AACTAGAATGTGAAACAATGAAACAGGAGAATTCTCGACTACAGAATATTGTTGACAACCAGAAGTACTCGGTTGCAGACATTGAGAGAATAAATCATGAAAGAAATGAATTGCAGCAGACCATTAATAAATTAACCAAGGACCTAGAGGCTGAACAGCAGCAGTTGTGGAATGAAGAGCTGAAATATGCCCGAGGCAAAGAGGCG ATTGAAACACAATTAGCAGAGTATCATAAATTGGCTAGAAAATTAAAACTTATCCCTAAGGGTGCTGAAAATTCCAAAGGTTATGACTTTGAAATTAAGTTTAATCCTGATGCTGGTGCCAACTGCCTTGTCAAATACAGAGCTCAAGTTTAT GCACCACTCAAGGAACTCTTGAACCaaactgaagaagaaattaataaagcTCTAAATAAAAAGATGGGTTTAGAGGATACTTTAGAACAA TTAAGTACGATGATCACAGAAAGCAGGAGAAGTGTACGAACTCTGAAAGAAGAAGTTCAAAAGCTGGATGATCTTTACCAACAAAAAGTGAAG GAAGCTGAGGAAGAGGACAAGAAGTGCGCGGATGAGCTGGAGTCCCTGGAGAAGCACAAGCAGCTGCTGGAGGGCGCGGTTAACGCGGGCCTCAGTGAGGCTGTGAGCGACTTAGACGCTGCTCAGCGCGA ATACCAACTAGTCGTGCAGACCACAACTGAAGAGAGACGGAAAGTGGGAAATAACTTGCAGCGTCTTTTAGAGATGGTTGCTATACATGTCGGGTCTGTGGAG AAACACCTTGAGGAGCAGATTGCTAAAAATGATAGAGAATGTAAAGAATACGCATCTGAAGATCTCTTGGAAAACATCAAAGAAATTGGAGACAAGTACAAGAAGAGAGCTGCTCTAATTCAGGCTCTTGATGAATGA